The uncultured Cohaesibacter sp. genome window below encodes:
- a CDS encoding 1-deoxy-D-xylulose-5-phosphate synthase N-terminal domain-containing protein produces MTSNHLKTIEQRLLWLSHWMIHHANHIRPKVDGIKVGGHQASSASMVSIMTALYFSALKPEDRVAVKPHASPIFHAMQYLMGLQTREKLENFRSFGGTQSYPSRTKDIDDVDFSTGSVGLGAAITSFASIVQDYIKAKEWGAEQTLGRMIALVGDAELDEGNIYECLQEGWKNDLRNCWWIIDYNRQSLDGIVREGLFERVEKIFSAFGWDVVRVKYGKLQREAFEEPGGDKLRAWIDACPNQTYSALTFMGGAVWRKRLMDDLGDQGDVTALIDRRSDKDLATLMENLGGNCVSTMADVFASIDHDRPTCFLAYTVKGWGTPIAGHKDNHGGLMNKAQMDDWQIHMGVPKGQEWEQFATVEDVEGFKAFLSSVPFFSKGRRRYTDHVIDVPAIEIDSEKAVSTQAAFGKILDSLSKGDSELASRIVTTSPDVTGTTNLGPWVNRRKLFAREPQADAFIEHRIPSTAKWEFAPQGQHIELGIAEMNLFLLLGAAGLSHSLFGKRLLPIGTVYDPFVCRGLDALNYACYQDARFMIVGTPSGVTLAPEGGAHQSVGTPLIGMSQDGLAAFEPAFADELAVIMEWAFDYMQRDGEGDPDERTWLRDETGGSVYLRLTTNPIDQPGKRIDDAFRQGAIDGAYWLRKPGPNCEVVIAYQGAVAPEAIKAAGAIAEARRDIGVLAVTSADRLNAGWTAAQRARSRGNTAASSHIERLLEPLPAHCKLVTVIDGHPATLAWLGGVVGHQTISLGVEHFGQTGTIGDLYHHHGIDAASIVEKVEGLSAGRKIKSGIHASLS; encoded by the coding sequence ATGACAAGCAATCACCTCAAGACGATCGAACAGCGCCTGTTATGGCTCTCTCACTGGATGATCCACCACGCCAACCATATTCGTCCGAAAGTGGATGGCATCAAGGTTGGTGGCCATCAGGCGAGTTCCGCCTCCATGGTCTCGATCATGACCGCGCTCTATTTCTCCGCTCTCAAGCCGGAAGACCGGGTCGCGGTGAAGCCCCACGCCTCGCCGATATTCCATGCCATGCAATATCTGATGGGCCTGCAGACCCGCGAGAAGCTCGAAAACTTCCGCAGCTTTGGCGGCACACAATCCTACCCGTCGCGGACCAAGGACATCGATGATGTCGATTTCTCCACCGGCTCGGTCGGGCTTGGGGCTGCGATCACCAGCTTTGCCTCTATCGTGCAGGACTATATCAAGGCCAAGGAATGGGGCGCAGAGCAGACACTGGGGCGGATGATTGCCCTTGTGGGCGACGCTGAACTTGATGAAGGCAACATCTATGAATGCCTCCAGGAAGGATGGAAAAACGACCTCCGGAACTGCTGGTGGATCATCGACTATAACCGCCAGTCTTTGGACGGGATCGTGCGTGAAGGCCTGTTCGAGCGGGTTGAAAAGATATTCTCCGCCTTTGGCTGGGATGTAGTCCGGGTCAAATATGGCAAGCTCCAGCGTGAGGCCTTCGAGGAACCGGGCGGGGACAAGCTGCGCGCCTGGATCGATGCATGCCCGAACCAGACCTATTCTGCCCTGACCTTCATGGGTGGTGCGGTCTGGCGTAAGCGCCTGATGGACGATTTGGGCGATCAGGGCGACGTAACTGCCCTCATCGACCGCCGCAGCGACAAGGACCTTGCAACGCTGATGGAAAATCTCGGCGGCAATTGCGTCTCCACCATGGCAGACGTTTTTGCCTCGATCGACCATGACCGACCAACCTGTTTTCTGGCCTATACGGTCAAGGGCTGGGGCACCCCGATCGCCGGGCACAAGGACAACCATGGCGGCCTGATGAACAAGGCCCAGATGGATGACTGGCAAATTCACATGGGGGTTCCAAAGGGGCAGGAATGGGAACAGTTTGCCACGGTTGAAGATGTTGAAGGCTTCAAGGCGTTTCTGTCTTCCGTTCCCTTCTTCTCCAAGGGCCGTCGCCGGTATACGGATCACGTCATCGATGTACCCGCCATCGAGATCGATTCCGAAAAGGCCGTGTCCACGCAGGCTGCCTTTGGCAAGATCCTCGACAGCCTTTCCAAGGGCGACAGCGAACTGGCGAGCCGTATCGTCACCACATCACCCGACGTGACAGGCACGACAAACCTCGGGCCATGGGTCAACCGTCGCAAGCTTTTTGCGCGCGAGCCTCAGGCTGACGCCTTCATCGAACATCGTATTCCCTCCACGGCCAAGTGGGAATTTGCACCTCAGGGCCAGCATATCGAACTGGGCATCGCGGAAATGAACCTGTTTCTGTTGCTCGGGGCCGCCGGACTCTCGCATTCGCTTTTCGGCAAGCGCCTGCTGCCCATCGGCACGGTCTATGACCCCTTTGTCTGTCGTGGGCTCGATGCGCTCAATTATGCCTGTTATCAGGATGCTCGCTTCATGATCGTCGGCACCCCGTCCGGTGTCACCCTTGCGCCTGAGGGTGGCGCGCACCAGTCGGTCGGAACGCCTCTCATCGGCATGAGCCAGGATGGCCTTGCCGCCTTTGAGCCGGCCTTTGCCGACGAACTGGCCGTCATCATGGAATGGGCGTTCGACTACATGCAGCGCGATGGCGAAGGGGATCCGGACGAGCGCACTTGGCTACGCGATGAAACCGGCGGCTCGGTCTATCTGCGCCTTACTACCAATCCCATCGACCAGCCCGGCAAGCGGATTGATGACGCTTTCCGTCAGGGAGCCATCGACGGAGCCTATTGGTTGCGCAAACCGGGGCCCAATTGCGAGGTGGTCATCGCCTATCAGGGAGCCGTCGCCCCTGAGGCAATCAAGGCCGCAGGTGCCATTGCCGAGGCCCGCCGCGACATAGGCGTACTGGCTGTTACCTCTGCCGACCGCCTCAATGCTGGTTGGACCGCGGCGCAACGCGCCCGTTCACGGGGCAACACCGCGGCCAGTTCCCATATCGAGCGGCTGCTGGAGCCCCTGCCCGCCCACTGCAAGCTGGTCACCGTGATCGACGGCCATCCGGCCACGCTCGCCTGGCTTGGCGGAGTCGTCGGCCACCAGACGATTTCTCTGGGCGTCGAGCACTTTGGCCAGACAGGCACCATTGGTGATCTCTATCACCATCATGGCATTGACGCGGCCTCGATTGTTGAAAAGGTTGAAGGCCTTTCTGCCGGACGCAAGATCAAGTCAGGCATTCATGCTTCGCTGAGCTGA
- a CDS encoding Lrp/AsnC family transcriptional regulator encodes MENVNLDKFDLQILRLLRSDGRLSVQALAEAIGLSPTPTARRLKRLEECGVIKGYSALIDESALGFDVTVFVSVQLDRQVDNALAQFEAAIKTFPEVVDCWLMTGNRDYLIRVVTRDLKDFEHFLVGRLTKVPGVANIESSIPLRRIKEGLARTP; translated from the coding sequence ATGGAAAACGTCAATCTGGACAAGTTCGATTTACAGATTCTCCGTCTGCTGAGGAGCGACGGACGCCTGTCTGTTCAGGCTCTGGCCGAAGCCATCGGTCTTAGCCCGACACCGACGGCGCGCCGACTGAAGCGGCTTGAAGAATGCGGGGTCATCAAGGGTTACAGTGCCCTGATCGACGAGAGCGCCCTCGGTTTCGATGTCACCGTATTTGTATCCGTACAACTCGACCGGCAGGTGGATAACGCCTTGGCGCAGTTCGAGGCGGCGATCAAGACTTTCCCGGAAGTGGTGGATTGCTGGCTGATGACCGGCAACCGAGACTATCTCATTCGTGTGGTGACACGAGATCTGAAAGACTTCGAACACTTCCTTGTCGGGCGGCTCACCAAGGTTCCCGGCGTTGCCAATATTGAAAGCTCCATTCCGTTGCGCCGCATCAAGGAGGGGTTGGCCCGCACACCATGA
- a CDS encoding TAXI family TRAP transporter solute-binding subunit encodes MKHTKILTGVAFALSLVVSAASAQDMAFFRIGTGGTAGTYYPIGGLLANAISNPPGSRPCDKGGSCGVPGLIASALSANGSVANINAIAGGSLESGFSQSDVATWAYTGTGIWEGKPAVDKLRAIANLYPESIHLVVSADSGINSVADLKGKRVSMDEPGSGTLVDAKIILNGYGLTEADISPEYLKPDQAADRMRDGAMDAFFFVGGYPAGAISELASQHSVKMIPITCEEAPKICEDFKFFGPDTIPGGTYDGNAEDVKTLSVGAQWVTSADQPEELIYNITKALWNANTRKLLDAGHAKGKMITADTALNGVGIPLHPGAEKFYKEAGLLK; translated from the coding sequence GTGAAGCATACTAAGATTTTGACCGGCGTTGCCTTTGCGCTGAGCCTCGTCGTCTCGGCCGCCAGTGCTCAGGACATGGCTTTCTTCCGTATCGGAACAGGCGGCACTGCCGGCACCTACTACCCAATTGGCGGGCTCCTTGCGAATGCGATTTCCAACCCTCCGGGGTCTCGTCCATGTGACAAGGGCGGCTCATGCGGCGTTCCCGGCCTGATCGCTTCGGCGCTTTCGGCCAACGGCTCTGTTGCCAATATCAACGCGATTGCTGGCGGTTCGCTGGAATCCGGTTTCTCCCAGTCTGACGTCGCCACCTGGGCCTACACCGGCACCGGCATCTGGGAAGGCAAACCAGCCGTTGACAAATTGCGTGCCATTGCCAACCTTTATCCGGAAAGCATCCACCTTGTGGTGAGCGCCGATTCAGGGATCAACAGCGTTGCCGACCTCAAGGGCAAGCGCGTTTCCATGGACGAACCGGGTTCTGGTACCCTTGTCGACGCCAAGATCATCCTCAATGGCTATGGCCTCACCGAAGCCGACATTTCACCGGAATATCTGAAGCCCGATCAGGCTGCCGACCGTATGCGTGACGGTGCCATGGATGCCTTCTTCTTTGTTGGCGGCTATCCTGCCGGCGCCATTTCCGAACTGGCCAGCCAGCATTCTGTCAAGATGATCCCGATCACCTGCGAAGAAGCTCCGAAGATCTGCGAAGACTTCAAATTCTTCGGTCCGGATACGATCCCTGGCGGTACCTACGACGGCAATGCCGAAGACGTGAAAACCCTCTCTGTTGGCGCCCAGTGGGTCACCAGCGCTGACCAGCCGGAAGAACTGATCTACAACATCACCAAGGCTCTGTGGAACGCCAACACCCGCAAGCTTCTTGATGCCGGCCATGCAAAGGGCAAGATGATCACCGCCGACACTGCGCTGAACGGCGTTGGTATTCCGCTGCATCCGGGTGCGGAAAAATTCTACAAGGAAGCAGGCCTCCTAAAATAG
- a CDS encoding TRAP transporter permease, which yields MADDSIKQSTEEQIKELSADELQAIEEKFDPELRFRILQMPLTLIAAAILFLLSCYHYYTAGFGIPQATVHRGFHMGVTLLVVFLSFSAFGKKEIASSWSAPFGLPLIDWCLAIAGIVSALYVPWIYSELAFRVGNPLPIDVIMGTILIVVLLEAVRRSMGWPLPVIAILFMAYAYFGKSMPGILVHPGASWSNIVNHLYLTSQGIYGTALGVIATYVFHFVLFGVMATRIGLGQLFIDVASALAGRYAGGPAKVSVLSSALLGSISGSSIANTVTTGSLTIPAMIRIGYPRHFAAAVEAAASTGGQITPPVMGAVAFLMIEYLGVPLTTILTAALVPAFMHFFGVLVQVHLEARRLGLRGMSVEELPNAWRVLKKGWLSVLPLALLVAVLLSGRTPFAAAFWSITACVVVLAIQQIRASGVVEGIKGTLHGIWEGFILGAKQSLSVTAAAALVGVVIGVVTLTGVGFKIAYMVTTIAQDWATSVHDMVAFLPFELMTVPSLTLLFTLMLTAVVCILMGCGIPTTANYIIMVAVAAPILGMLGVQQMVAHYFVFYYGVLADVTPPVAMAAYAGAGIAGANAFKAGNTAFRLSMGKALVPFVFAFQPALLIVTDGFTWQAFALAFSGAVLGIWVLASAVSGWLYAPLYWFERLILVFAAILLVAPNFTATAVGLILVVPSMLRQLLPRLLTRTPA from the coding sequence ATGGCCGACGACAGCATCAAACAGAGCACAGAAGAACAGATCAAGGAACTATCCGCCGACGAGCTTCAGGCAATCGAGGAAAAGTTCGATCCGGAGCTCCGCTTCCGTATTCTGCAAATGCCTTTAACCCTCATCGCCGCCGCCATCCTGTTCCTGTTGTCTTGCTATCACTACTACACGGCCGGGTTTGGCATTCCTCAGGCAACGGTGCATCGTGGTTTCCACATGGGCGTGACACTGCTGGTCGTCTTTCTCAGCTTCTCCGCCTTCGGTAAAAAGGAAATCGCCTCCAGCTGGTCCGCTCCGTTCGGCTTGCCTCTCATAGACTGGTGTCTTGCCATTGCCGGGATCGTCAGTGCGCTTTATGTGCCCTGGATCTATAGCGAACTTGCTTTCCGCGTCGGCAACCCCCTGCCAATCGATGTTATCATGGGCACCATATTGATCGTGGTATTGCTCGAAGCAGTACGGCGTTCCATGGGGTGGCCTTTGCCGGTCATCGCGATCCTTTTCATGGCCTATGCCTATTTCGGCAAGTCCATGCCCGGCATTCTGGTCCATCCCGGCGCCAGCTGGTCGAACATCGTCAACCATCTCTATCTGACCTCACAGGGCATCTATGGTACCGCGCTCGGCGTGATCGCGACCTATGTGTTCCATTTCGTCCTGTTCGGCGTGATGGCAACGCGCATCGGTCTAGGGCAGCTGTTCATCGATGTCGCTTCCGCTCTGGCTGGGCGTTATGCAGGTGGCCCCGCCAAGGTATCGGTCTTGTCCTCGGCGCTGTTGGGGTCTATCTCCGGTTCTTCCATTGCCAACACGGTGACGACCGGTTCCCTGACCATTCCTGCCATGATCCGCATTGGCTATCCACGCCACTTTGCAGCTGCCGTTGAGGCTGCCGCTTCAACGGGTGGCCAGATTACACCGCCGGTGATGGGGGCCGTCGCCTTCCTGATGATCGAATATCTCGGCGTTCCGCTGACGACGATCCTGACTGCCGCTCTGGTGCCGGCCTTCATGCATTTCTTCGGCGTGCTGGTTCAGGTCCATCTGGAAGCCCGTCGTCTGGGGCTTCGGGGCATGTCCGTGGAAGAACTGCCCAATGCCTGGCGAGTGCTCAAGAAAGGCTGGTTGTCTGTCCTGCCGCTCGCTCTACTGGTAGCCGTCCTGCTTTCTGGCCGTACCCCGTTTGCCGCAGCCTTCTGGTCGATCACCGCTTGTGTCGTCGTGCTTGCCATCCAGCAGATCAGGGCATCCGGTGTTGTCGAAGGGATCAAAGGCACACTGCATGGCATATGGGAAGGCTTTATACTCGGTGCCAAGCAGTCCCTGTCAGTTACAGCTGCAGCCGCTCTGGTCGGTGTGGTGATTGGCGTCGTCACCCTGACGGGTGTAGGCTTCAAGATCGCCTACATGGTTACGACCATCGCGCAGGATTGGGCCACCTCGGTGCACGACATGGTCGCCTTCCTGCCGTTTGAACTGATGACCGTGCCATCCCTCACGTTGCTGTTTACGCTGATGCTGACTGCTGTCGTCTGTATCCTGATGGGCTGTGGCATTCCGACCACGGCAAACTACATCATCATGGTGGCCGTAGCGGCACCCATTCTGGGTATGCTCGGTGTCCAGCAGATGGTGGCCCACTATTTCGTGTTCTACTACGGTGTGCTTGCCGACGTGACACCTCCGGTGGCCATGGCGGCCTATGCCGGGGCGGGGATCGCCGGAGCCAACGCCTTCAAGGCGGGCAATACAGCGTTCCGCTTGAGCATGGGCAAAGCGCTGGTGCCCTTCGTCTTTGCCTTCCAGCCGGCCCTGTTGATCGTCACCGATGGGTTCACTTGGCAGGCCTTTGCGCTGGCCTTCAGCGGCGCCGTTCTTGGCATCTGGGTGCTGGCATCGGCCGTCTCCGGCTGGCTCTATGCGCCGCTCTACTGGTTTGAGCGTCTCATTCTTGTGTTCGCAGCCATCCTCTTGGTCGCACCCAACTTCACCGCGACAGCTGTCGGTCTGATATTGGTCGTGCCAAGCATGTTACGGCAGTTGCTGCCACGCTTACTGACGCGAACGCCAGCCTGA
- a CDS encoding nitrous oxide reductase accessory protein NosL: MNRRTLLTSAALAPVAIALSPLAAFAAMLSPWEWTSKNGVTGHMKKDTNPTDKEFEKYPRCTYCGMVREQWSQTRHLIQYDDESCEGTCSIHCLSLSLGLNMDRVPKMIWVGDAGSDAEIKPLIDASKAHYALDPSKPGTMSATRKWAYADPDKATASGAARVVGFEEALEVAYADMAKSTLMIRKRRAEKRAHMAKKAEDMKTKGN; the protein is encoded by the coding sequence ATGAACCGCCGTACCCTTTTGACTTCGGCTGCGCTGGCCCCTGTTGCCATTGCCCTTTCGCCTCTTGCTGCTTTTGCTGCCATGCTGTCCCCCTGGGAATGGACCAGCAAGAACGGTGTTACCGGGCACATGAAAAAAGACACCAATCCAACCGACAAGGAATTCGAGAAATATCCACGCTGTACCTATTGCGGCATGGTGCGGGAGCAGTGGAGCCAGACCCGGCACCTCATTCAGTATGATGACGAGTCTTGCGAGGGGACATGCTCGATCCATTGCCTTTCCCTGTCCCTCGGTCTCAACATGGATCGCGTCCCGAAGATGATCTGGGTTGGCGATGCCGGATCGGACGCAGAGATCAAGCCGCTGATCGATGCTTCCAAGGCCCATTACGCTCTCGATCCTTCAAAGCCCGGTACCATGTCTGCCACCCGCAAGTGGGCCTACGCCGATCCCGACAAGGCCACTGCATCCGGTGCCGCGCGCGTCGTCGGATTTGAGGAGGCGCTGGAAGTCGCCTATGCTGATATGGCAAAAAGCACCCTTATGATCCGCAAGCGCAGGGCCGAAAAGCGAGCGCATATGGCCAAGAAAGCGGAAGACATGAAGACCAAGGGCAACTAA
- a CDS encoding nitrous oxide reductase accessory protein NosL, producing the protein MTLGLLLTSVTSLPTAGFAQQAVSPMLDLPMPGDRDACPVCGMFPARYPDWIATVLFKDGHADHFDGAKDLFKYLLDMPKYASGRKAEGIDRLGVTDYYATERIDARSALYVMGSDVLGPMGHELIPHPDRYDADEFMKDHQGKRVVTFEEVTMALLLGLDKGEFQLT; encoded by the coding sequence ATGACTTTGGGCCTGTTACTGACCTCAGTCACTTCTCTGCCAACGGCTGGTTTTGCGCAGCAGGCCGTATCGCCGATGCTGGACCTTCCCATGCCTGGCGACAGGGACGCCTGTCCCGTATGTGGCATGTTTCCGGCCCGCTATCCCGACTGGATCGCCACAGTCCTTTTCAAGGACGGACATGCGGATCATTTCGACGGGGCCAAGGACCTGTTCAAATACCTACTCGACATGCCCAAATATGCTTCGGGGCGGAAGGCCGAGGGGATCGACCGCTTGGGTGTGACCGACTACTACGCAACTGAGCGGATCGACGCCCGATCGGCCCTCTATGTCATGGGGTCGGATGTGTTGGGGCCGATGGGCCATGAGCTCATTCCACATCCTGATCGCTATGATGCAGATGAATTCATGAAGGATCATCAGGGCAAGAGGGTGGTAACGTTCGAAGAGGTGACGATGGCGCTGCTGCTGGGCCTCGACAAGGGGGAGTTTCAGCTCACATGA
- a CDS encoding FtsX-like permease family protein — MNSAVLRRHLNLIDFTLSAMRRRLWRNVMLFAVYLVLVFLLASVMFFSHAIRREAALMLSGAPEITVQRLVMGRHDLVPLSYLDKVGNIRGVQKAYGRLWGYFYDQGTRANYTLMVPGPDAKDYQLTKGQAILGEGIARVRGAKKGRILTITSPTGKPLVMRIKDVMMSDSALVGSDLILVTELDFRRFFNLPPDVYTDLVLKVRNTREVSTIVGKASYLLPDARFVTRDDILRTYEAIFSWREGLLLALLAAVIVAFAILVFDKASGLSGEEKREIGILKAVGWDTGDILAMKFWEGALVSLLAFLGGVLAAYAHVFLFDAGLLKPVLQGWGVLYPDFSLPPSIDGLQLATLAFFTIVPFTAATIVPIWRAAITDPEQVMR, encoded by the coding sequence GTGAATAGCGCAGTGCTGCGGCGTCACCTCAATCTGATCGATTTCACCCTGTCGGCCATGCGTCGGAGGCTTTGGCGAAACGTCATGCTGTTTGCGGTCTATCTGGTCCTTGTCTTTCTGCTGGCGTCGGTGATGTTCTTCTCCCACGCCATCCGTCGGGAGGCGGCTCTGATGCTGTCAGGCGCGCCGGAAATTACGGTGCAGCGACTGGTTATGGGGCGACATGATCTAGTGCCGCTGTCCTATCTCGACAAGGTCGGCAACATTCGCGGCGTCCAGAAGGCCTATGGCAGGCTCTGGGGCTACTTCTATGATCAGGGAACCCGAGCCAACTATACCCTGATGGTGCCGGGCCCCGATGCGAAGGACTACCAGCTGACAAAAGGTCAGGCGATCCTTGGCGAAGGAATTGCCCGGGTGAGGGGGGCGAAAAAGGGGCGCATTCTGACCATCACGTCGCCAACGGGCAAGCCACTCGTGATGCGCATCAAGGATGTGATGATGTCCGATTCCGCTTTGGTGGGCAGCGATTTGATCCTTGTGACTGAACTGGATTTCCGCCGCTTCTTCAACCTGCCGCCCGATGTCTACACGGATCTGGTCCTCAAGGTGCGCAACACCCGGGAGGTCTCCACGATCGTCGGAAAGGCTTCCTATCTGCTTCCCGATGCGAGGTTCGTGACGCGAGACGATATCCTGCGTACCTATGAAGCGATCTTCTCATGGCGAGAGGGGCTTTTGCTGGCATTGCTCGCCGCCGTGATCGTCGCCTTTGCCATCCTTGTTTTCGACAAGGCCTCGGGGTTGTCTGGCGAAGAGAAACGCGAAATCGGCATCCTGAAAGCCGTGGGCTGGGACACGGGTGACATTCTGGCGATGAAATTCTGGGAAGGGGCACTGGTCTCGCTGCTGGCATTTCTGGGCGGTGTGCTGGCTGCCTACGCCCATGTCTTCCTGTTCGACGCTGGGCTTTTGAAACCGGTACTGCAGGGTTGGGGCGTTCTTTACCCGGATTTCTCGCTGCCGCCGAGTATTGATGGCCTGCAACTGGCGACCCTGGCCTTCTTCACCATCGTTCCCTTCACCGCGGCCACCATCGTGCCCATCTGGCGGGCTGCCATCACAGATCCGGAACAGGTGATGCGATGA
- a CDS encoding ABC transporter ATP-binding protein has protein sequence MIELDSVCKIYNDGQPNEVRAVRDVSLKIPLDATTVFRGPSGSGKTSLLSMIGCLSRPTSGRIHLEGECISGLPEKFMTDIRRQTFGFIFQRFNLLRGLSVLENVMAPALPLGGDHADLRHRAMEILHRLLLDHKATVASELLSGGEAQRVAIARALINDPAIILADEPTANLDTALTEEFLSVMADLKRQGKTILMTSHDPRIWQAGLVDRIVSMKDGAIGDVLEQSERESVEE, from the coding sequence ATGATAGAACTCGACTCTGTCTGCAAGATCTACAATGATGGCCAGCCAAATGAAGTGCGGGCCGTCCGTGACGTTTCCCTGAAGATCCCTCTCGATGCGACAACGGTTTTCCGAGGCCCGAGTGGGTCCGGCAAGACGTCGCTGTTGAGCATGATCGGCTGTCTGTCGCGACCAACCTCCGGCCGCATCCACCTTGAAGGCGAATGCATTTCGGGACTGCCGGAAAAATTCATGACCGACATTCGCCGCCAGACTTTTGGCTTCATCTTCCAACGGTTCAACCTGCTGCGTGGCCTGTCCGTGTTGGAAAATGTAATGGCTCCGGCCTTGCCGCTCGGCGGCGATCACGCAGACCTCCGGCACCGTGCCATGGAGATCTTGCATCGCCTGCTGTTGGATCACAAGGCGACCGTTGCCAGTGAGCTGCTTTCAGGCGGCGAAGCCCAAAGGGTGGCTATCGCTCGCGCGCTCATCAATGATCCGGCAATCATCCTCGCCGATGAACCGACGGCCAATCTCGACACGGCTTTGACGGAGGAATTTCTCAGCGTGATGGCCGATCTCAAGCGGCAGGGAAAGACAATCCTGATGACCAGCCACGACCCGCGCATATGGCAAGCCGGTCTTGTCGACAGGATCGTCAGCATGAAGGATGGCGCGATAGGAGACGTGCTGGAACAATCAGAGCGGGAGAGCGTGGAAGAATGA
- a CDS encoding PhnD/SsuA/transferrin family substrate-binding protein, with protein MRKLSIRSAFWAMFLIAPMLLSDPGSAGEVKRIGVLDVLGEEHSRAHWAPTEASLDAAFPDVTFELVALDISGLDAALKAGQLDFVITNPGNYAELEYRYHISRIATVDEDQPVASTLVTTEDIQSLEDLVGKKVAVVSTEAFGGFQVIWAEMNRVDPSLARRVEILQTGYPMQQVAEAVLEGKADVAVMRTCTLEMLQKQDPSRYGALKAFATRSEPETECAISSPIYPNWPFAKTPNTDAAFAKQVAVTLMQMQTGNLWTVPLDYQPVHAVLRQLQIGPYARTGPISLSDFIDDYREWLIIIAGALIFWAIYSVRIESLVRKRTRDLNNTNARLRLEMAERKRAEEADRKHMRELEHVARLSILGEMASSIAHELNQPLAAISNYAQGCLLRIKANRFTTDDMELASGEIAQQAQRAAEVIRRIRAFVRKKETKPVTVVVADLIADCAAVYEASANRAGVRVTVDLVPGLPLITVDPIQIQQVVLNLVQNAIDAMGELEPERRRVILSVRPWREASDGILLRVRDFGHGMSEEDLGHFAEAFYTTKTDGIGLGVALSRSIVEAHGGSMRAKRPDDGEGLEVAIWLPTGEQA; from the coding sequence ATGCGAAAGCTTTCCATCCGCTCCGCGTTCTGGGCGATGTTCTTGATCGCGCCGATGCTGCTTTCCGATCCAGGCTCTGCGGGCGAGGTGAAACGCATTGGTGTTCTTGATGTGCTCGGCGAAGAGCATTCCCGCGCCCACTGGGCCCCGACCGAGGCCAGTCTGGACGCCGCCTTTCCTGATGTAACCTTCGAGCTGGTGGCGCTGGATATTTCCGGGCTTGATGCCGCTCTGAAGGCAGGGCAGCTTGATTTTGTCATCACCAATCCGGGCAACTATGCCGAGCTTGAGTATCGTTATCACATCAGCCGAATTGCAACAGTGGATGAAGATCAGCCCGTGGCCTCGACGCTGGTCACCACCGAGGACATCCAGTCGCTGGAAGACCTGGTTGGAAAGAAGGTGGCTGTGGTCTCGACCGAAGCGTTCGGCGGCTTCCAGGTCATCTGGGCGGAAATGAACAGGGTCGATCCGTCCCTCGCTCGTCGAGTGGAGATCCTTCAGACCGGCTATCCGATGCAACAGGTGGCCGAAGCTGTGCTTGAGGGCAAGGCCGACGTTGCCGTCATGCGCACCTGCACTCTGGAGATGCTGCAAAAGCAGGATCCCAGCCGCTATGGGGCGCTGAAGGCCTTCGCCACAAGAAGCGAGCCCGAAACCGAGTGCGCCATATCGAGCCCGATCTACCCCAACTGGCCGTTTGCCAAAACGCCAAATACCGATGCCGCCTTTGCCAAGCAGGTCGCGGTAACGCTCATGCAGATGCAGACGGGCAACCTCTGGACCGTTCCGCTCGACTATCAGCCGGTCCACGCCGTGTTGCGCCAGCTGCAGATCGGACCCTATGCCCGGACCGGGCCGATTTCCCTCTCTGATTTCATCGATGACTATCGCGAGTGGCTGATCATCATCGCCGGGGCGTTGATTTTCTGGGCGATCTATTCGGTGCGTATTGAGAGCCTTGTGCGCAAGCGGACGCGAGACCTCAACAACACCAATGCCCGGCTGCGGCTTGAGATGGCTGAACGCAAGCGTGCGGAGGAAGCTGATCGCAAGCATATGCGCGAACTCGAACATGTCGCTCGCCTGTCCATTCTCGGCGAAATGGCATCCTCCATAGCCCACGAACTGAACCAGCCGCTTGCCGCCATTTCCAACTACGCGCAGGGTTGCCTGTTGCGGATCAAGGCCAATCGTTTCACGACAGATGATATGGAATTGGCGTCCGGTGAAATCGCCCAGCAGGCGCAACGGGCAGCCGAAGTCATCCGCCGCATCCGCGCTTTCGTCCGCAAGAAGGAAACAAAGCCGGTAACGGTTGTTGTGGCAGATCTGATCGCCGATTGTGCCGCCGTCTATGAGGCTTCAGCCAATCGGGCCGGCGTGCGCGTTACTGTTGATCTGGTGCCGGGGCTGCCACTCATCACTGTCGATCCCATCCAGATTCAGCAGGTGGTCCTCAATCTCGTTCAGAACGCCATTGATGCCATGGGCGAGCTGGAACCGGAGCGGCGCAGGGTCATCCTCTCAGTTCGACCGTGGCGTGAAGCAAGTGATGGCATTTTGCTGCGGGTGCGCGACTTCGGCCATGGGATGAGTGAAGAAGACCTTGGCCATTTCGCTGAAGCCTTCT